Proteins from a genomic interval of Cervus elaphus chromosome 13, mCerEla1.1, whole genome shotgun sequence:
- the BDKRB1 gene encoding B1 bradykinin receptor, whose protein sequence is MRTRCPPLRPSAVQPMTSSSERGLCNLRPPGFHGASQSRKHLQRQLAPSESPAEVVIPFILPESPWMASWALLELQTPNQSQPLPPNATSCDEAWEAWALLHRVLPTCVLSICLCGLLGNLFVLSVFLVARQRLNVAEIYLANLAASDLVFVLGLPFWAENIRNEFNWPFGAFLCRLVNGVIKANLFISIFLVVAISQDRYRVLVHPMASRRRRRRRWAQGTCLLIWAVGALLSLPTFLLRSVKAVPELNVSACVLRYPHDAWPFARMVELTLLSFLLPLAAIIFFNYHILAALRGQRDISRMRCGGPRDGRTTALILTLVSAFLLCWAPYHFFAFLEFLFQVRAVRGCFWENFIDLGLQCANFFAFVNSCLNPVIYVFWGQLFRTKVWELYKRCIPASLTPVVSSHRKETLQLFWRN, encoded by the exons CAGTCCAGCCGATGACATCATCATCAGAGCGGGGTTTATGTAATTTAAGGCCACCAGGCTTCCACGGTGCTTCCCAGAGCAGAAAACATCTCCAAAGACAGCTCGCACCATCAGAAAGCCCAGCTGAAGTTGTGATCCCTTTCATTTTGCCTGA GTCACCGTGGATGGCGTCCTGGGCCCTCCTGGAGCTCCAGACTCCCAACCAGAGCCAGCCCCTGCCCCCGAACGCCACGTCCTGTGATGAGGCTTGGGAAGCCTGGGCGCTGCTTCACAGAGTGTTGCCCACCTGCGTCCTCTCCATCTGCCTCTGTGGGCTGCTGGGGAACCTCTTCGTGCTGTCCGTCTTCCTCGTGGCCCGACAGCGTCTGAACGTGGCAGAAATCTACCTGGCCAACCTGGCAGCTTCTGACCTGGTGTTCGTCTTGGGCTTGCCCTTCTGGGCGGAGAACATCCGGAACGAATTCAACTGGCCTTTCGGAGCCTTCCTCTGCCGCCTGGTCAATGGCGTCATCAAGGCCAACCTCTTCATCAGCATCTTCCTGGTGGTGGCCATCAGCCAGGACCGCTACCGAGTGCTGGTGCACCCCATGGCCAGCCggagacggcggcggcggcggtgggccCAGGGCACCTGTCTGCTCATCTGGGCCGTGGGGGCCCTCCTGAGTCTCCCCACGTTCCTGCTGCGCTCCGTCAAGGCTGTGCCGGAGTTGAATGTCTCTGCCTGTGTGCTGCGGTACCCCCACGATGCCTGGCCCTTTGCAAGGATGGTGGAGTTAACCCTGCTGAGTTTTCTCCTCCCCTTGGCTGCAATCATTTTCTTCAACTATCACATCCTGGCAGCCCTGCGGGGGCAGCGGGACATCAGCAGGATGAGGTGTGGCGGGCCCAGGGATGGCAGGACCACCGCCCTGATCCTCACCCTCGTGTCCGCCTTCCTGCTCTGCTGGGCGCCCTACCACTTCTTTGCCTTCCTGGAATTTCTGTTCCAGGTGAGGGCTGTCAGAGGCTGCTTCTGGGAGAATTTCATCGATCTGGGCCTGCAGTGTGCCAACTTCTTTGCTTTTGTCAACAGCTGCCTGAATCCAGTGATTTATGTCTTTTGGGGCCAGCTTTTCAGGACCAAAGTCTGGGAACTTTATAAACGATGCATTCCTGCGAGTCTTACTCCAGTAGTCTCGTCCCATAGGAAAGAGACCCTCCAACTTTTCTGGCGGAATTAA